GTTAAACCTATCTTCTCCATGTAGCACCTCCTGATCGTCTATTGATGATAATTTAGATAAGTCTTTCAATAAGGCGAGATAAAGGAAAGGAGCATTACTAAGTTATCAGCTCATGAAAGACGAGCAGCTAAAATACAAGGGAAAAAGGATAATAAGGCCCTTCTCTTTTAGGACAAAATGCCTTGGATCTCCTTCCCGATCTCTCCCTCTTCCACCTCCTTAGAGATGGCCAACTCCTTGATAAGGAGCCTCTTGGCCGTATCCATCAATTTTTTCTCCCCAAAGGAGAGCCCTTTTTCGGCCCTAATGGAGTAAAGCTCCCGTAAGACCTTGGCCACCTCGAAGATAGAACCACTCTTTATCCTCTCCATATAGCCACGATACCTTTGATTCCATGGCTGATGATTGTTATTAGGGACCTCCTTTTCCTTCAAGATCTCGTAGACTTGTGGGATCTTCTTCGGGTCAATTACCTCCCTCATGCCAGCCTTATGGGCGCTTTCTGTCGGGACCATGATGGTCATCTGTGTATCCAGGACCTTGAGTATATAAAAGTTCTGCACCTTCTTCCCCACCTCCATACCCTTGATGTCCTCGATGACCCCCACTCCATGACCAGGATAAACGGCGAACTTCCCTAACTCAAACATCTCACCCCCCACTTTTTAGTTTGCTCTCATATTACCCTTCCGTTGATTTAGTTAGCTTTGCGGAAGAGGTCTCACCACATCGTTTACCTGAAACCCGCTCCCCTCTACTACTTGGGCTGCCGAGGCATCGACGCCAAATAGCTTGGAAATCCTTATCCTCCCAATGGGTTTCGCCCCCCTGAGGCCTCCCGAAGGATATACCTCCAGGAGGTCGCCTTCTTTAAGGCCAGTTTGATAACCAGCATTCAGATAGACCATATTCCCTTCAACCAAGGCGATCCGCGTGAACCAGTCCATCCCGTTTATCTCCTTGGCGACTCGAGCGAGGATTTGGTCAACAGCCAGATCTACTGCCCTGTATTTGGCCTTCTCTTCGCTGAGCGCCCCTGTCTCCTCGCTCTCAGCGAGGGGATTGGTGGCGACAAATTCTTTAACGATGCGTCCATGCGTAGCATCGATGAACTTCGCCTCTATCCGAACAATGGCCATAGAACTCTTCTCGCTTTGGGCTGGAGCAGAAGAGGTGACAAAGGGGCCATAGACTGATCCCATAATGATTCCTTGGATACCCAAGGTCACGTTTAGCAACTTGGCCTTTGCCGGGTCTTTTAGGTCTTCAGGGCTGAGGCCCAGCTTTTCCAGGGTATGATTGACCGTCTCCCGATCCATCACCAAGGAGGAAAAGACCTTTATCTCCATCTTGTTGGCCAACCTTTCCGCTATGATCTCCCCAAATCTCTCATAGGCGAACTTGGTGCGATCATCAAATTTGAGGACGGCTATCTTTCGTTTAAGGTAAGGATGTTTAAGGGGTCTTGTGGTCAATGCAGGGGTTTTTTTCGGTTCGGTTTCCCTTACCTCTTCTCTTTTCACCTTTCCTACCCCTTTGACCTCTGCCCTCTTTATCCTCTCCGCCTCTAAGGGCAAAGGTTCTATTTCTCCGGCCAAGTACCTTTCCACCTCCATATATCTAAATTTTATATTTCCCTTTTCATCTCTTCCTGCCGGGACCTTGATGTATTTTTCCCCGTCG
This portion of the Deltaproteobacteria bacterium genome encodes:
- a CDS encoding CarD family transcriptional regulator codes for the protein MFELGKFAVYPGHGVGVIEDIKGMEVGKKVQNFYILKVLDTQMTIMVPTESAHKAGMREVIDPKKIPQVYEILKEKEVPNNNHQPWNQRYRGYMERIKSGSIFEVAKVLRELYSIRAEKGLSFGEKKLMDTAKRLLIKELAISKEVEEGEIGKEIQGILS